In Reichenbachiella agarivorans, one genomic interval encodes:
- a CDS encoding c-type cytochrome, whose translation MLRNDCFACHSVVDRVAGPPYLDVSRRYLSPDAVLKKRLANKIAEGGGGLWYGGYMSPHPLLKLEQIDAMVDWVLAIHSMEQIWFQQCTPQQVSDWDLMERGRFRMEVSTNGNSEVLRSGHGDQVCFWGARAFASLEGKMVQVSGQVEVKVPGKYLFRLHKTGVGSLKINDQVVIREDVTDHEYIKELSEGSYSLVLNYQPVSASDTLILSWMTPSAEYFTVIGQ comes from the coding sequence ATGCTTAGAAATGACTGTTTCGCCTGTCACAGTGTAGTGGATCGTGTAGCTGGGCCTCCTTATTTGGATGTGTCGCGTCGCTATCTCAGTCCAGATGCAGTGCTGAAAAAACGTCTCGCCAATAAGATCGCCGAGGGAGGAGGAGGATTGTGGTATGGTGGATACATGTCACCACACCCACTGCTCAAACTTGAGCAAATTGATGCCATGGTGGATTGGGTTTTGGCAATCCACAGCATGGAACAGATATGGTTTCAGCAGTGTACTCCTCAGCAAGTCTCCGATTGGGATCTAATGGAGAGAGGGAGATTTCGAATGGAAGTATCGACGAATGGAAACTCCGAGGTGCTTCGCTCTGGTCATGGCGATCAAGTCTGCTTTTGGGGTGCGAGGGCTTTTGCATCCTTGGAGGGGAAGATGGTTCAGGTCAGTGGACAGGTAGAAGTCAAGGTGCCTGGCAAGTACCTCTTTCGCTTGCACAAAACAGGTGTTGGATCTCTCAAAATCAACGACCAAGTCGTCATTCGAGAAGATGTCACAGATCATGAGTACATCAAGGAATTGTCAGAGGGAAGTTATTCCTTGGTACTCAACTATCAACCAGTCAGTGCTAGCGATACTCTGATTTTGAGTTGGATGACCCCAAGTGCTGAGTACTTTACAGTGATCGGACAGTAG
- a CDS encoding glycoside hydrolase family 2 protein yields MKVIMYLTFLLVPMAVWAQPNTTITHEESSQQIRDLSGFRWRMKMMLPGEGVKRGLHKLPSEDIETLVWNNAQVPGDVYTDLWKAGVIDDPYFGRNSVRAQWVQGYEWWYALQFQVTEDITDQVVDLLFEGVDYSCEVWLNGNYLGKHEGVFSKFSFNVNEFLRISKHDYLKGQNMLMVKIDPAPQVNALVAGKKTPWFGDYWRDLAPMGIWRPVKIVRTGKVRFTDVYANNKLNEDGSANVSLELTIYNTSDQPREMSFVATLEGKNFQMEPLEARFDTTIKPGTQKVTKTVHLKDPQLWWPWDLGKPNLYVARISLKEGNINHDFNETVFGIREVTSQWNPGFVKDVDVSFPRSTYINGKFHFIRSACWGGPPDILTGRTSKEEYFELIRLAKDMNMNNIRIFGWHPPEIPEFYQYADEMGMTIWQDMIPLGTGNIPMDEKNLAEIFNEGVNVVKERRNHPSLIMMEGGEEMMFRTRDPQAGRAFLERLGDSLQAYVNLPYVPDSPMTDHVAQEAGFKPKEAVHALRYFYDMGEWLHEDWYQTKADGYPIVPEFAITSVPSVESLKKFIPEDEMWPPGLSWGHHWGDLTRLRMQNWDVFGSEMKSSLEEFVNATQDAQGVIFQNGIEHFRRDKPSLSGISLCHFITYWPDMKWGIVDNYQQPKRSYYFVQKAYQPLLVNFEFKKRRWAKNEPFTGSIWVINDFYESFEDCIATLVIKNEAGKVLKREQFELGTVTGNSAKKFVDISADVLAKVDEKFFVELLLTDKTGAVVSANDYFFLMGDQVQATATFNAWKKERLALENKYGSYGSYYYYFDEMTGENGKKYESETQTPRAVGFPENKK; encoded by the coding sequence ATGAAAGTGATTATGTATTTGACGTTCTTGTTGGTGCCCATGGCTGTATGGGCTCAACCTAACACCACCATTACTCATGAGGAGAGTAGTCAGCAGATCAGAGATTTGTCTGGTTTTCGGTGGAGAATGAAGATGATGTTGCCCGGTGAAGGAGTCAAAAGGGGGCTGCATAAGTTGCCCTCAGAAGATATAGAAACGCTGGTATGGAACAATGCTCAGGTGCCTGGGGATGTATACACTGACCTGTGGAAAGCAGGGGTAATTGATGACCCATACTTTGGAAGAAATAGTGTCAGAGCACAGTGGGTGCAGGGTTATGAGTGGTGGTATGCTTTACAATTCCAGGTGACTGAAGATATTACCGATCAGGTGGTCGATTTGTTATTTGAGGGGGTTGATTATAGCTGTGAGGTCTGGTTGAACGGAAACTATTTGGGCAAACATGAAGGGGTCTTTTCCAAATTTTCATTCAATGTCAATGAGTTTTTGCGGATCAGTAAGCACGATTACCTCAAAGGACAAAACATGCTCATGGTTAAGATTGACCCAGCACCACAGGTGAATGCGCTAGTTGCAGGTAAGAAAACCCCTTGGTTTGGAGATTATTGGCGTGATTTGGCTCCTATGGGGATTTGGCGTCCTGTCAAAATAGTACGAACAGGTAAAGTACGTTTTACGGATGTTTATGCCAATAATAAATTGAATGAGGATGGTTCTGCGAATGTCAGTCTTGAGCTAACTATCTATAACACCTCAGATCAACCTAGGGAAATGAGTTTTGTAGCGACATTAGAAGGTAAGAACTTCCAGATGGAGCCCTTGGAGGCACGCTTTGATACCACGATTAAGCCTGGGACACAAAAGGTGACAAAAACTGTCCATCTAAAAGATCCTCAACTTTGGTGGCCTTGGGATTTAGGAAAACCTAATCTTTATGTAGCTCGCATTTCACTCAAAGAAGGGAATATCAATCATGATTTCAACGAGACTGTGTTTGGCATACGAGAGGTTACCTCTCAATGGAACCCAGGTTTTGTAAAAGATGTAGACGTTAGCTTTCCTAGATCAACTTACATTAATGGCAAATTTCATTTTATTCGTTCAGCTTGCTGGGGAGGGCCGCCAGATATTTTGACGGGACGTACCTCAAAAGAAGAATATTTCGAGTTGATACGCCTGGCTAAGGATATGAATATGAACAATATTCGGATTTTTGGATGGCACCCACCAGAAATCCCAGAGTTCTATCAATACGCAGATGAGATGGGTATGACGATCTGGCAAGATATGATTCCATTGGGTACAGGCAATATACCGATGGATGAAAAAAACCTTGCGGAAATATTTAATGAAGGAGTAAATGTAGTCAAGGAGCGTAGAAATCACCCATCGTTAATCATGATGGAGGGAGGTGAGGAAATGATGTTTAGGACACGTGACCCTCAGGCGGGTCGAGCATTTTTGGAGCGTTTGGGTGATTCCTTGCAGGCCTATGTGAATCTACCTTACGTTCCGGATTCTCCAATGACAGATCATGTGGCACAGGAGGCAGGATTCAAACCCAAGGAAGCGGTGCATGCCCTGCGCTATTTTTACGATATGGGTGAGTGGTTGCATGAGGATTGGTATCAGACCAAGGCGGACGGTTATCCGATTGTTCCTGAGTTTGCGATCACTTCGGTACCCTCAGTAGAAAGCTTGAAGAAGTTTATTCCTGAAGACGAAATGTGGCCTCCAGGTTTGAGTTGGGGCCATCACTGGGGAGATTTGACAAGATTGAGAATGCAAAATTGGGATGTGTTTGGCAGTGAGATGAAGAGCTCACTCGAAGAGTTTGTCAATGCTACACAGGATGCTCAGGGTGTTATTTTTCAGAATGGCATAGAACATTTCAGAAGGGACAAGCCGAGTTTGAGCGGTATTTCTTTGTGTCACTTTATTACCTATTGGCCTGATATGAAATGGGGGATCGTTGATAATTATCAACAACCTAAACGATCCTACTACTTTGTTCAAAAGGCTTACCAGCCCTTATTGGTCAATTTTGAATTTAAAAAGCGCCGCTGGGCAAAAAACGAACCTTTTACAGGAAGTATTTGGGTGATCAATGATTTTTACGAGTCATTCGAGGATTGCATCGCAACCTTGGTTATTAAAAATGAAGCTGGAAAAGTATTAAAGCGAGAGCAATTTGAATTGGGTACGGTGACTGGCAATAGTGCCAAGAAATTTGTGGATATATCAGCTGATGTTTTGGCTAAAGTAGATGAGAAATTTTTTGTGGAGCTATTGCTTACGGACAAGACCGGAGCGGTGGTGTCTGCTAACGATTACTTCTTTTTGATGGGTGACCAGGTGCAGGCCACTGCGACATTCAACGCTTGGAAGAAGGAAAGATTGGCTTTGGAAAATAAATACGGATCATATGGCTCGTACTATTACTACTTCGATGAGATGACCGGTGAGAATGGTAAGAAATACGAGAGTGAAACGCAAACACCGAGAGCAGTAGGGTTTCCAGAAAACAAGAAATGA
- a CDS encoding T9SS type A sorting domain-containing protein, producing MRKYLIALTLITLSTSLLSAQDWASIPVPAEAGLGNKWVLQSDASDDFNYTFEEANQQTNFGDNKWYNFYHNHWDGPGTTYWQYNHVSVDGHDLVIRSSRNPSTSKMGVPGVNAGCITSNHRVKYPVFVESNISVANITLASDVWLLSPDDTQEIDIIECYGGAQSNNDFFAQYIHLSHHSFIRNPFQDYQPRDRNSWWGTDGVTSWGEYCWNEGNRTYVRVGVNWIGPKHFEYYIDGVLVRVLYDKAFASNINGTWHYTYPSMTDGQLDFENGYQKVTEYATGSSYSFATLSEASALSNTSVIDPYDYQNGQGFTKELDIIINVESQDWHVEAGRTPNDDDLSDPDKNTMKVDWIRVYKPIEDPDFVLSNKDEGLGYQVYPNPADSNLYLSADGQVIRKATIYDLSGRVQLQITPNSQKTDIPLSGLQQGTYLLRIWTADGQSTTETFVKR from the coding sequence ATGAGAAAATATTTAATCGCGCTTACCTTAATTACACTATCCACTTCGCTACTATCCGCTCAAGACTGGGCAAGTATCCCTGTTCCTGCCGAAGCTGGTCTAGGCAACAAGTGGGTTTTACAGTCCGACGCTTCGGATGATTTCAATTACACCTTTGAAGAGGCAAACCAGCAAACGAATTTTGGAGATAACAAGTGGTACAACTTCTACCACAACCATTGGGATGGACCAGGCACTACCTACTGGCAATACAACCATGTCTCAGTCGACGGACATGATTTGGTCATTCGATCGTCTCGCAATCCCAGCACCTCCAAAATGGGTGTACCTGGTGTCAATGCAGGTTGCATCACATCCAATCACCGCGTCAAATACCCCGTCTTTGTCGAATCAAATATCAGTGTGGCCAACATCACGCTCGCTTCGGATGTTTGGCTATTGAGCCCAGATGACACGCAAGAGATCGATATCATCGAGTGTTATGGAGGTGCCCAGAGCAACAACGACTTCTTTGCGCAATACATTCACCTGAGTCACCATTCTTTCATACGCAACCCCTTTCAAGACTACCAACCCCGAGACCGCAACAGCTGGTGGGGAACCGATGGAGTCACCAGCTGGGGAGAATACTGCTGGAATGAAGGGAACCGTACCTATGTGCGCGTAGGAGTTAACTGGATAGGACCCAAACATTTCGAGTACTACATCGACGGAGTATTGGTCCGTGTGCTATATGACAAAGCCTTTGCTAGTAACATCAATGGTACTTGGCACTATACCTACCCTAGCATGACGGACGGTCAATTGGATTTTGAAAACGGCTATCAAAAAGTAACTGAATATGCCACGGGAAGCAGCTATTCTTTTGCTACACTGAGTGAAGCAAGTGCGCTCTCCAACACCAGCGTCATCGACCCCTACGACTATCAAAATGGACAGGGGTTCACCAAAGAACTGGACATCATCATCAATGTCGAATCTCAAGATTGGCACGTAGAAGCTGGACGAACACCGAATGATGATGACCTCAGTGATCCAGACAAAAACACGATGAAAGTAGATTGGATCAGAGTCTACAAACCCATAGAAGACCCTGATTTTGTATTGTCCAACAAGGACGAAGGACTGGGCTACCAAGTCTACCCAAACCCTGCCGACAGCAACCTCTACCTATCTGCTGATGGTCAAGTCATCCGTAAGGCGACAATCTATGACCTGAGTGGTAGAGTACAACTACAAATCACTCCAAACTCCCAAAAAACCGACATTCCCTTGTCCGGATTACAACAGGGAACCTACCTCTTGCGAATTTGGACTGCTGACGGTCAGAGCACCACGGAGACCTTTGTCAAAAGGTGA
- a CDS encoding sulfatase — protein sequence MKSLKRIMVAYGLLGFLCFTYPTVHAQPNVLLIFSDDAGYADFGFQGSEEIKTPNLDQLATEGMRFEQAYVSAAVCGPSRAGLLTGRYQQRFGYEENNVPGYMSTSCLPDDMMGLPLDQVTVANYLKEQGYRTGLFGKWHLGNDDQFHPTKRGFDEFYGFRGGARSYFEYDDEHPNHRQEDYLERGFGNFEESEKYLTDALADETIAFMKRNQDQPFFAMLSFNAVHTPMEADPKDLKEFPELTGKRQQLAAMTLSMDRACGRVLKALKKLGLEDNTLVVFTNDNGGPSDANASNNAPLSGTKANHLEGGIRVPMLMRWPGVISAHTTYPFPVSTLDLLPTFVQLAGGNVDELKQLDGVDLKPYVSGENQERPHEVLYWKKENRGAIRMGDWKLLRYPDRPAELYDLSKDESEVYDLANQYPDKVRDMYKQLFDWECTLDRPKWQLKRKYEKDAMERMDAYRQAKTKD from the coding sequence ATGAAATCGCTAAAGCGAATAATGGTAGCCTATGGCCTGCTCGGGTTTTTATGTTTCACTTACCCGACGGTACATGCACAGCCCAATGTGCTGCTGATATTTTCAGACGATGCAGGCTATGCGGATTTTGGATTTCAGGGTAGCGAAGAGATCAAGACGCCAAATCTGGATCAATTGGCCACCGAAGGTATGCGTTTTGAACAGGCATACGTGTCTGCTGCTGTCTGTGGGCCGTCTAGGGCTGGGCTGCTGACGGGGCGATACCAGCAGCGATTTGGCTATGAGGAAAATAACGTGCCGGGGTATATGAGTACGTCTTGTTTGCCTGATGACATGATGGGGCTGCCCTTAGACCAAGTGACTGTTGCCAATTATCTGAAGGAACAGGGGTATCGTACTGGACTGTTTGGCAAATGGCATTTGGGCAATGACGATCAGTTTCACCCCACCAAGCGTGGTTTTGATGAGTTTTATGGTTTTCGAGGAGGTGCGAGGAGCTACTTCGAATACGATGATGAGCATCCCAATCATCGCCAAGAGGATTATTTGGAGCGTGGTTTTGGCAATTTTGAAGAGTCTGAAAAGTACTTGACGGACGCCCTGGCTGATGAAACCATCGCTTTTATGAAACGCAATCAGGATCAGCCATTCTTTGCCATGTTGTCATTCAATGCGGTGCATACACCGATGGAAGCCGACCCCAAGGATTTGAAGGAGTTCCCAGAACTTACGGGCAAACGACAGCAACTGGCAGCCATGACTTTGTCGATGGATCGTGCTTGTGGTCGCGTGCTCAAAGCGCTCAAAAAACTCGGATTGGAAGACAATACCCTCGTGGTTTTTACCAATGACAATGGCGGCCCATCTGACGCTAACGCTTCCAATAATGCTCCGTTGAGTGGTACGAAAGCCAACCACTTGGAGGGAGGCATCCGTGTTCCGATGCTGATGCGCTGGCCGGGTGTGATTTCTGCCCATACGACTTATCCTTTTCCGGTGAGTACCCTTGATTTGTTGCCGACGTTTGTGCAGTTAGCAGGAGGCAATGTGGATGAATTGAAGCAGTTGGATGGGGTAGATTTAAAGCCCTATGTCAGTGGAGAAAATCAAGAGCGCCCCCACGAGGTACTGTATTGGAAGAAGGAAAATAGAGGAGCCATTCGCATGGGTGACTGGAAGCTGTTGCGCTATCCAGATCGTCCCGCCGAACTGTATGATCTTTCTAAAGATGAAAGCGAAGTGTACGATTTGGCCAATCAATACCCTGACAAAGTACGCGACATGTACAAGCAATTGTTCGACTGGGAATGCACGCTAGATAGACCTAAATGGCAACTGAAGCGCAAATATGAAAAGGATGCGATGGAAAGGATGGATGCTTATAGACAGGCCAAAACAAAGGATTAA